A window of the Neofelis nebulosa isolate mNeoNeb1 chromosome 13, mNeoNeb1.pri, whole genome shotgun sequence genome harbors these coding sequences:
- the ACSL5 gene encoding long-chain-fatty-acid--CoA ligase 5 isoform X2, which translates to MLFIFNFLFSPLPTPALICILTLGTAVFLWLINRPQPVLPPVDLNNQSVGIEGGARKGAGQKDNDLHYYFSDARTLYETFQRGLAVSDNGPCLGYRKPNQPYRWLSYKQVSDRAEYLGSCLLHKGYGPSTDQFIGIFAQNRPEWIISELACYTYSMVAVPLYDTLGADAIIYIVNKANISAVICDTPQKASLLIENVKKGLTPGLKLIILMDPFEDDLKERGEENGVEILLLFDAENLGKENFRKPMPPRPEDLSIICFTSGTTGDPKGAMLTHENIVANSSAFLKCMECIFKPTTEDVSISYLPLAHMFERIVQTIVYSCGAKVGFFQGDIRLLPDDLKTLKPTVFPSVPRLLNRIYDKVHNEAKTPLKKFLLNLAVSCKFSEVKKGIIRRDSFWDKLIFGKIQDSLGGRVSFMVTGAAPISSPVLMFLRAAIGCPVFEAYGQTECSAGCTFTLPGDWTSGHVGVPLACNHVKLEDVPDMNYFSVNSEGEICIKGSNVFQGYLKDPEKTKEVLDEDGWLHTGDIGRWLPNGTLKIIDRKKNIFKLAQGEYIAPEKIENIYIRSRPVLQVFVHGDSLRSSLVGVVVPDPEVLPSFVAKLGVKGSLEELCKNQVINKAILEDLQKIGRESGLKSFEQVKSIFLHPDPFSIENGLLTPTLKAKRGELAKYFQTQINSLYENIQE; encoded by the exons atgctttttatctttaaCTTCTTGTTTTCTCCACTTCCAACTCCGGCACTCATCTGCATCCTGACCTTAGGAACTGCCGTCTTCCTGTGGCTGATCAACAGACCGCAGCCAGTCCTCCCTCCTGTGGATTTGAACAACCAGTCGGTGGGAATCGAG GGAGGAGCACGGAAGGGTGCTGGCCAGAAGGACAATGACTTGCATTACTACTTCTCAGATGCCAGGACGCTGTATGAAACTTTCCAAAGAGGACTTGCTGTGTCTG ATAATGGGCCTTGCTTGGGATATAGAAaaccaaaccagccctacagaTGGCTGTCTTACAAGCAG GTGTCTGATCGAGCAGAATACCTGGGCTCCTGTCTCTTGCATAAAGGATATGGGCCATCAACAGACCAATTCATTGGCATCTTTGCTCAGAATAGGCCAGAG TGGATCATCTCTGAGTTGGCTTGTTACACATACTCCATGGTAGCCGTCCCCCTGTATGATACCTTGGGAGCAGACGCCATCATATACATTGTCAACAAGG CTAATATCTCTGCGGTGATCTGTGACACTCCCCAAAAGGCATCTCTCCTGATAGAGAATGTGAAGAAGGGCCTCACCCCAGGCCTGAAATTGATCATCCTCATGGATCCCTTTGAGGATGACctaaaggaaagaggagaggaaaatggagTTGAGATTTTATTGCTGTTTGATGCTGAG AATCTAGGCAAAGAGAACTTCAGAAAACCTATG CCCCCTAGACCAGAAGACCTGAGTATCATCTGCTTCACCAGTGGGACCACAG GTGACCCTAAAGGAGCCATGTTGACCCATGAAAATATTGTTGCAAACAGTTCTGCTTTTCTCAAATGTATGGAG TGTATTTTCAAGCCCACCACTGAGGATGTGTCCATTTCCTACCTCCCCTTGGCTCATATGTTTGAGAGGATTGTACAG aCTATCGTGTACTCTTGTGGTGCCAAAGTCGGTTTCTTCCAAGGAGATATTCGGTTGCTTCCTGATGACCTGAAAACTCTGAAGCCCACAGTGTTTCCTTCTGTGCCTCGACTACTCAACAGAATCTACGATAAG GTACACAATGAAGCCAAGACACCCTTGAAGAAGTTCTTGTTGAACCTGGCTGTTTCCTGTAAATTCAGTGAAGTAAAAAAGGGTATCATCAGGCGTGACAGTTTCTGGGACAAGCTCATCTTTGGAAAGATCCAG GACAGCCTTGGCGGGAGGGTTAGCTTCATGGTCACTGGAGCTGCCCCCATCTCCAGCCCAGTTTTGATGTTCCTCCGGGCGGCAATAGGATGTCCG GTGTTTGAAGCTTATGGCCAAACAGAATGTTCTGCTGGCTGTACATTTACATTACCTGGAGACTGGACATCAG GCCACGTCGGAGTTCCCCTGGCTTGCAATCATGTGAAGCTAGAAGATGTGCCTGACATGAACTACTTTTCAGTGAACAGTGAAGGAGAG ATCTGCATCAAGGGCAGCAATGTATTCCAAGGATACCTGAAGGACCCTGAGAAGACCAAGGAGGTTCTGGATGAGGACGGCTGGCTTCACACAGGAGACATTGGTCGTTGGCTCCCG AATGGAACTCTGAAGATCATTGACcgtaaaaagaacattttcaagcTGGCCCAAGGAGAATACATTGCTCcagagaagatagaaaatatcTACATCAGGAGTAGACCGGTGTTACAAGTTTTTGTGCATGGGGATAGCTTACGG TCCTCCTTAGTGGGAGTGGTGGTTCCTGACCCAGAAGTGCTGCCCTCCTTTGTAGCCAAACTTGGGGTTAAAGGCTCCCTTGAAGAACTGTGCAAAAACCAA gTTATAAATAAAGCCATTTTAGAAGACTTGCAGAAAATTGGGAGAGAAAGTGGTCTTAAATCCTTTGAACAG GTCAAAAGCATCTTTCTTCATCCAGACCCATTTTCCATTGAAAATGGGCTCTTGACCCCAACATTGAAAGCAAAGCGCGGAGAGCTTGCCAAGTACTTTCAAACCCAAATCAATAGCCTGTATGAAAATATCCAGGAGTAG
- the ACSL5 gene encoding long-chain-fatty-acid--CoA ligase 5 isoform X1: MLWSQPILGGTGGEGRGTRILCQEEPGARRPHLQEAPTDATPSQGLNFLLLFTKMLFIFNFLFSPLPTPALICILTLGTAVFLWLINRPQPVLPPVDLNNQSVGIEGGARKGAGQKDNDLHYYFSDARTLYETFQRGLAVSDNGPCLGYRKPNQPYRWLSYKQVSDRAEYLGSCLLHKGYGPSTDQFIGIFAQNRPEWIISELACYTYSMVAVPLYDTLGADAIIYIVNKANISAVICDTPQKASLLIENVKKGLTPGLKLIILMDPFEDDLKERGEENGVEILLLFDAENLGKENFRKPMPPRPEDLSIICFTSGTTGDPKGAMLTHENIVANSSAFLKCMECIFKPTTEDVSISYLPLAHMFERIVQTIVYSCGAKVGFFQGDIRLLPDDLKTLKPTVFPSVPRLLNRIYDKVHNEAKTPLKKFLLNLAVSCKFSEVKKGIIRRDSFWDKLIFGKIQDSLGGRVSFMVTGAAPISSPVLMFLRAAIGCPVFEAYGQTECSAGCTFTLPGDWTSGHVGVPLACNHVKLEDVPDMNYFSVNSEGEICIKGSNVFQGYLKDPEKTKEVLDEDGWLHTGDIGRWLPNGTLKIIDRKKNIFKLAQGEYIAPEKIENIYIRSRPVLQVFVHGDSLRSSLVGVVVPDPEVLPSFVAKLGVKGSLEELCKNQVINKAILEDLQKIGRESGLKSFEQVKSIFLHPDPFSIENGLLTPTLKAKRGELAKYFQTQINSLYENIQE, from the exons gcctgaATTTCCTGCTGCTATTCACaaagatgctttttatctttaaCTTCTTGTTTTCTCCACTTCCAACTCCGGCACTCATCTGCATCCTGACCTTAGGAACTGCCGTCTTCCTGTGGCTGATCAACAGACCGCAGCCAGTCCTCCCTCCTGTGGATTTGAACAACCAGTCGGTGGGAATCGAG GGAGGAGCACGGAAGGGTGCTGGCCAGAAGGACAATGACTTGCATTACTACTTCTCAGATGCCAGGACGCTGTATGAAACTTTCCAAAGAGGACTTGCTGTGTCTG ATAATGGGCCTTGCTTGGGATATAGAAaaccaaaccagccctacagaTGGCTGTCTTACAAGCAG GTGTCTGATCGAGCAGAATACCTGGGCTCCTGTCTCTTGCATAAAGGATATGGGCCATCAACAGACCAATTCATTGGCATCTTTGCTCAGAATAGGCCAGAG TGGATCATCTCTGAGTTGGCTTGTTACACATACTCCATGGTAGCCGTCCCCCTGTATGATACCTTGGGAGCAGACGCCATCATATACATTGTCAACAAGG CTAATATCTCTGCGGTGATCTGTGACACTCCCCAAAAGGCATCTCTCCTGATAGAGAATGTGAAGAAGGGCCTCACCCCAGGCCTGAAATTGATCATCCTCATGGATCCCTTTGAGGATGACctaaaggaaagaggagaggaaaatggagTTGAGATTTTATTGCTGTTTGATGCTGAG AATCTAGGCAAAGAGAACTTCAGAAAACCTATG CCCCCTAGACCAGAAGACCTGAGTATCATCTGCTTCACCAGTGGGACCACAG GTGACCCTAAAGGAGCCATGTTGACCCATGAAAATATTGTTGCAAACAGTTCTGCTTTTCTCAAATGTATGGAG TGTATTTTCAAGCCCACCACTGAGGATGTGTCCATTTCCTACCTCCCCTTGGCTCATATGTTTGAGAGGATTGTACAG aCTATCGTGTACTCTTGTGGTGCCAAAGTCGGTTTCTTCCAAGGAGATATTCGGTTGCTTCCTGATGACCTGAAAACTCTGAAGCCCACAGTGTTTCCTTCTGTGCCTCGACTACTCAACAGAATCTACGATAAG GTACACAATGAAGCCAAGACACCCTTGAAGAAGTTCTTGTTGAACCTGGCTGTTTCCTGTAAATTCAGTGAAGTAAAAAAGGGTATCATCAGGCGTGACAGTTTCTGGGACAAGCTCATCTTTGGAAAGATCCAG GACAGCCTTGGCGGGAGGGTTAGCTTCATGGTCACTGGAGCTGCCCCCATCTCCAGCCCAGTTTTGATGTTCCTCCGGGCGGCAATAGGATGTCCG GTGTTTGAAGCTTATGGCCAAACAGAATGTTCTGCTGGCTGTACATTTACATTACCTGGAGACTGGACATCAG GCCACGTCGGAGTTCCCCTGGCTTGCAATCATGTGAAGCTAGAAGATGTGCCTGACATGAACTACTTTTCAGTGAACAGTGAAGGAGAG ATCTGCATCAAGGGCAGCAATGTATTCCAAGGATACCTGAAGGACCCTGAGAAGACCAAGGAGGTTCTGGATGAGGACGGCTGGCTTCACACAGGAGACATTGGTCGTTGGCTCCCG AATGGAACTCTGAAGATCATTGACcgtaaaaagaacattttcaagcTGGCCCAAGGAGAATACATTGCTCcagagaagatagaaaatatcTACATCAGGAGTAGACCGGTGTTACAAGTTTTTGTGCATGGGGATAGCTTACGG TCCTCCTTAGTGGGAGTGGTGGTTCCTGACCCAGAAGTGCTGCCCTCCTTTGTAGCCAAACTTGGGGTTAAAGGCTCCCTTGAAGAACTGTGCAAAAACCAA gTTATAAATAAAGCCATTTTAGAAGACTTGCAGAAAATTGGGAGAGAAAGTGGTCTTAAATCCTTTGAACAG GTCAAAAGCATCTTTCTTCATCCAGACCCATTTTCCATTGAAAATGGGCTCTTGACCCCAACATTGAAAGCAAAGCGCGGAGAGCTTGCCAAGTACTTTCAAACCCAAATCAATAGCCTGTATGAAAATATCCAGGAGTAG